The Gemmatimonadota bacterium genome contains a region encoding:
- a CDS encoding inorganic phosphate transporter codes for MEIILLLAAAFLAASNGANDNFKGVATLYGSGAAGYRRALSWATLTTFGGSVAAVFLARGLLASFQGAGLVPDALVGDPRFTLSVALGAAGTVALASRLGLPVSTTHALLGALLGGGLAAAPAGLDPAVLGSRFVLPLVAGPLLALAAVRLLYPPLSRLRLALGLTETTCVCVEAAAPLIEAPAGAGAAAATASTQLVARIQPVPCRPTYGGTLLGLQAGPAVDALHFLSAGTVSFARGVNDAPKLAALALVAGGAGGAGGGDLLALLLVALAMAAGGWLGAARVARTMSQRITPMNSGQGLAANLVTAALVLFASRLGLPVSTTHVAVGAIFGIGSSTGALRRRVAAGIVGAWLLTLPLAALLAGALWLALPQ; via the coding sequence GTGGAGATCATCCTTCTTCTGGCGGCCGCGTTCCTGGCCGCGAGCAACGGCGCGAACGACAACTTCAAGGGTGTCGCGACGCTGTATGGCAGTGGAGCGGCCGGGTACCGGCGCGCGCTGAGCTGGGCGACCCTCACCACGTTCGGCGGCAGCGTGGCGGCCGTGTTCCTGGCGCGGGGCCTGCTGGCCAGCTTCCAGGGTGCGGGGCTGGTGCCGGACGCGCTGGTGGGCGACCCGCGTTTCACGCTTTCCGTGGCCCTGGGTGCGGCCGGCACGGTAGCCCTGGCCAGCCGGTTGGGGCTGCCGGTCTCGACCACACATGCACTGCTGGGCGCGCTGCTGGGTGGGGGGCTGGCGGCGGCGCCGGCCGGCCTGGATCCGGCCGTGCTGGGGTCCCGGTTCGTACTGCCGCTCGTGGCCGGCCCGCTGCTGGCGCTGGCCGCCGTGCGCCTGCTCTATCCGCCCCTCAGCCGCCTGCGCCTGGCGCTGGGGCTCACGGAAACCACCTGCGTGTGTGTGGAGGCGGCGGCGCCACTGATCGAAGCACCGGCAGGGGCCGGTGCGGCCGCGGCGACGGCGAGCACCCAACTGGTGGCGCGCATCCAGCCGGTGCCCTGCCGGCCAACCTATGGCGGAACACTCCTGGGCCTGCAGGCCGGGCCCGCCGTGGATGCCCTGCACTTCCTGAGCGCCGGCACGGTGAGCTTCGCCCGCGGCGTGAACGACGCACCCAAGCTGGCAGCACTGGCGCTGGTGGCCGGGGGGGCGGGCGGGGCGGGGGGCGGCGATCTGCTGGCGCTGCTGCTGGTGGCCCTGGCCATGGCGGCCGGAGGGTGGCTGGGCGCGGCACGCGTCGCCCGCACCATGAGCCAGCGCATCACGCCCATGAACTCCGGCCAGGGGCTGGCCGCCAACCTGGTCACCGCCGCGCTCGTGCTCTTCGCCTCGCGGCTGGGCCTGCCCGTCTCCACCACGCACGTGGCCGTGGGCGCGATCTTCGGCATCGGCAGCAGCACCGGCGCGCTGCGACGCCGCGTCGCGGCCGGCATCGTGGGCGCCTGGCTGCTCACCCTGCCGCTGGCCGCGCTGCTGGCTGGCGCCCTCTGGCTCGCGCTTCCTCAATAG